Part of the Polyangiaceae bacterium genome, GGTGAGTTCTACGCCGACGCCGGCTTCCGCTGCGCGCGCAGCGACTTCTGAGTCAGAACCGCCCGCTCAGCACTGCGCCCGCGACTCCCGGGCCGAGCGCGGGAGCGACGCGGGTTGATGCAGCCTTCTCCTGCCCCGAGCCGGACAGGAGCAGGTAGCCGCCGGTGGCTATTGCTGCGGCGCCGACGCCCCAGAACGCGATGCCGAGGGTCGTGTAGGTCTTGCCCTTGTTCTCCAGATCGTCCACGTCGGACTCGCGCTCCGCCGGGCAGGCGTCCTGCTCGGGACAGATCGCGTCCAGCGAGTCGATCTGATCGCCGCGCAGCTTCCACATGAAGAAGCCGCCGGCGGTCACGAGGACGCCGCCGCCGATCACGAGCCAGGGCACGATGGACGATCCGGGTTTCGTCTCCACTGGCGGCTGAGGGTGGTCCTCCGGCGCGTTCGGCGCTGGTGCGGCGGGCGGTGGAGTCGGAGTCGCGGGCGGCGCCTCCGCGCTCGGCGCTTCGAGCTCCACTCGGCTCTTGGCCCCCTCGCTGGCCTTGAAGCTCTGCTTGACCTTGGTGCCGGCGAAGTCAGCGACGAGCTCGTGCTGACCCGGGTTCACCGGGATGGGCGCCTCCAGCGCCGCGCTCGAGAGCGCGTTGCCGTCCAGGGTCATGCTGCTCGGCTTGGTCGTCCCCTTGACGTTGATCTCCAGCATGGGCACCCGCGGACGGAGCGCCCTGAGCTCGCTCTCCGACGCAGACTCGACCTGGGCGTTGCCCTCGGCCTTGGCGCTCTCGGCAGCTCGCTCGAAGCTGACGATGGCCTCGACCAGCGCGCCGGTCTTGGCCTCGCAGAGGCCGACGTGGAACAGGATCTGCGGCGTCTTCTTCACCGCGGCCGCGCGCCGGAAGCGCTCGAGGGCTTCGGCGAACTGCGACTTCTCCTCCAGCGCCAGCCCCTCGGTGAACCACTGCTTGGCGGCGGCGATCTCGGAGGCGCTCTGCGCGCGAGCGGGGCCGAGGCTCCCGACCAGGAGGCCGAAACCGAGGAGCGCTGCAGCGAAATGGCGCATGCCCCGGAGCTTAGCGGAACCGGCCGCGGCATTCTGCGCTAGATTTGCCCGCGGTGAACGTCGGGGCCATCGTCGCAGGCAAGTACCGGATCCTTCGCAAGCTGGGCGAGGGTGGGATGGGTAGCGTGTGGCTGGCCAAGAACGAGGTCACCGAGCGCGAGCTCGCCATCAAGTTCCTGCACGAGACCTCCGATCGCCCGCACACCGCCGACCAGCTGAGCCGCTTCTTTCAGGAAGCCCGCGTCGCCGGCAAGCTCCGCCACCCCAGCATCGTCGAGATCTTCGACGCCGGCACGGAGCCCACGCTCAAGAACGCGCCCTACCTGGTGATGGAGCTGCTCGACGGCATCGGTCTCGAGCAAGCCATCCAGCGGGCCAGCGCCCTGCCGCTGGGCATCTCCCTCGAGATCATGGCCGACGTGTGCCGCGCGCTCGCGCTCGCCCACGACAAGGGCATCATCCACCGCGACCTCAAGCCATCGAACGTGTACCTGCACAAGTCCGGGTCCGGTGCCCTGGTGCCCAAGGTGCTCGACTTCGGCATCAGCAAGGTGCTGGTGGACGAGAGCACAGGCAAGCAGGTGACCGGGATGACGCGCACCGGCGCCGTGCTCGGCTCGCCGCTCTACATGAGCCCCGAGCAGGCCGCCGGAGACAAGAGCATCGACGCGCGCAGCGACGTGCACGCGCTCGGGGTCTTGCTCTGGGAGTGCCTGGTCGGGCGACCGCCGTTCATCGCCGACACCTATGGGCTGCTCCTGGTGGAGATCATCCAGGGTGATCGCCCGAATCTCGGCAGCGTGTTGGCCGGCGTTCCGCCGGACGTCGCGGAGCTGGTAGGTCGAGCCATCGCGCGGGACCGCAACCTGCGGCAGCGTGACGCGGGTGTGCTGGCGAAGGAGCTGGAAGCAGCGCTCGAGCGGCTCGGTCACTCTCCCGTGCTGTCCACTCGGGACGGAGCCGAACGGTTCTTCGCGCTCGTGGGCGGAGAAGGGGCTAGTCGAGCGTTCGAAGGCACCACGACCACGGCTGCGCTGGAATTGCCTACGCCCGCACCAGAGGCACCGGCCCCCGCTCAGAGCGCCCAGCAGGACCCGCCGACGGCGCCTCTCCGCCCGCTCGACCAGGCGCCACCCGTGTCCCGGGTTCCCGGACAGCGCTCGCCGCTGCCGCTCGCGGGCGTCGTTGCGGGGGTCGTCCTCCTGGCAGGAGCCGGCGTGTTCTTCGCGATGCGGTCGAGCCCGGAACAAGGCGCCCCCTCGGCCGAGCCGGCTGGGCCGGCGACCGCCGGAGCGGTGGCGACGGCGACGGCGTCACCCGAACCCAGCGTCGCGCCGCTGCTCTCTGCACAGGCGCCGCCTCCCAGCGCCGGCGTCGTCGAGCCTCCGCCCAAGAAGCCGGCCGTGGTGGCTGCGAAGCCGAGGCCGCCGGAGGCGCAGCCCAAGCCAAAGCCGACCGCGCCCCCGGTACACCACGGCGTGACCAGCTCCGGGCTGTGACTCACGGGCTCACGGCACGTTCGCGAGCTCCTCCGCCAGACAATCGATCGCCGGGCTCCGCCTGCGCCGCTCGATGCAGGCGCGGTAGCTCGTCGCACGACGATGCCCGATCGCCGATTGCTCGGAGTGTGCGTAGTCGTCGATGAGCTCTCGCGCAGCGTCCAGCTCATCGAGGCGCTCCAGACACACGGCCATCAGGAACAAGGTAGCGTTGGTGCAGGAGCCGGCGTAGGACTCGCGGAACGCCGCGAGCGCCTCCTCGAAGCGCCGGTCCCGGAGCGCGACGGTCCCGCGAGAGCGCGCCGCGGCCGCATGCTCGACGCCCTCGGGCGTGTCGTCCCTGACGCAGGGTTCGTCGTGGGTGCGAGCCCGCACCCGGGCCGGGGTCTCTGCGGCGTCACTCCCGGGAGGCGGCGGCGGCACGACCAGCGCAGTCGTCGGAGCGGCCTGGGGTGTCCCGGCGCACCCGGTCGCGACGATCAGTGCGAACGCACCCAACCAGCGCATCGACCCGGACTCTAGCTTATGCTGCGAGCGTCATGGCTCGGACCCTGCTCGTCGTCGTGCTGGCCCTGGGCTGCAGCTCGAACGAGAGCCAGCCCGCCGCGGCGAGCGGCGGAGCGAGCGGCAGCGGTGGCCTGGACGCAGGCGACGACGCCGCCGAAGCAGGCGGCGACGCCGCCGACGCCAGCGCCCCGAGCTGCGGCACCTGCGTCGGCGTGTGCATCAAGGCGGGCTACACCGGCTTCAGCGGGAGCTGCGACGAGAAGGACTGCGTGTGCGCCGACTGCGCGGGCTGCGTCGAGAGCTGTCAGAAGGACGGCTTCAGCGGCTTCAAAGGCGTGTGCAGCGACGCCGGCTGCACCTGTGCGGACAAGTGCGGCAACTGCCCGAGCATGTGCCTGGACGCCGGCTTCGACGTCTGGAGCGGCGTGTGCGACGACAAGACCTGCTACTGCAACTGAGCCAGCAGCTTGGCGAGCTCGGGCTTCACCACCTTGCCCACGGGGTTGCGCGGGAAGTCGGCGAGCACGACGACGCGCTTCGGCACCTTGTAGGACGCGATGCGCGACTTCGCCCAGGCGCGTAGCGCTTCGCCTTCCAGCTCCTCACGCCGCCCTTCCCGGGCGATCACCGCCGCGACGGCGATTTCCCCCCAGGTCTCGTCCGGCAGACCGACCACGGCCACGTCCGCGACGGCGTCGTGCTCGCGCAGCACCTCCTCGATCTCGAGCGCCGAGAGCTTGTAGCCACCGCTCTTCAGGATGTCCACGGAGGTGCGCCCCAAGATCTTCACGTAGCCGTGCTCGAGAAAGGTGGCTGTGTCGCCGCTCCGGAACCAGCCGTCAACGAACGCCTCGCGCGTGGCCTCCGGGTTGTCGTCGTAGCCCAGGAACACGCTCGGCCCCTTCAGCCAGATCTCGCCGGGCTCGCCCGGGCCGACGTCGCTGCCGTCCTCTTTGACGATGCGGAGCGACATGCCGGGGAGCACCGGCCCGGCGCTGCCGGGCACGCGCTCGCCGTCCACGGGGTTGCTGCTGCCGACGCCGATCTCCGTCATGCCGAAGCGCTCGAGCGGGTAGCGTCCGGTGAGCTCCCGGAACCGCTCGCCCACCGTCGCCGGCAGCGCCGCCGAGCCGCTGGTCACCAGGCGGAGCGCTCCGGCGTGCGAGGCCCAGCGCGCCCGCGTCTCGGGGTCCGCCGCGTCGAAGGCGTCGAGCAGCTTCTTGTGCATGGTGGGCACGCCCATCAGCACGCTGGCTCGCGCCATCTCCTCCCACAGGCGCGGGCCGTCGAACTTCTCCAGCATGCGCGTGGTGCTGCCGGCCAGGAGCGAGGTGAGCAGGGCGATGCCGAGCCCGTGCAGGTGGTGCAGCGGCAGACAGTGCAGGAGCACGTCGGCGGCGGACCAGTGCCAGGCTTCGCCGAGCAGGCGCGCCGTGGCCTCGAGGTTGCCCTGGGAGATCAGCGCGCCCTTCGGCCTGCCGGTGGTGCCGCTGGTATAGAGGATGACCGCGACGTCGTCCGCCCGGGTGTCGGCGAGCGCTGGTGGGAGTCGGCTCTCGCGCAGCGCCTCGATCGCGAGCACGGGTAGCGCGCCCGCCCAAGGGGCGACTCGGGCGGCGGTGTCCGCGCTGACCACGATGGCCGCGGCGCGACTGACCTCGACGAACCACGCCTGCTCGGCCTCCGGGTGCAGGTGCGAGAGAGGAACCGCGACGGCGTCCGCGGCGATGATGCCCAGGAAGGCCTCGACCCAACCCGAGCCCTGGGTCACCAGCATCGCCACGCGCTTGCCGCCGAGGCCACGCGCTCTGAGCTCCGCGGCCACGCGCGCCACGCGCTCGCCCAGGAGCGCGAAGGACACGCGCTCTCGGTCGTCGATGATGGCGGGGTGCTCGGCGCGCTCGCGCGCGAGCTCGGCGAAGCGGTGGACCAGCGGGCTCTCGGACAAGCCCCGGCATCCTTCCACGAGGCTCACCTCTTGGCGAGACGGCGCTCGTGCCAGAGGAGCAGCTCCCGCGCGCGGCCGCCAGGCGTCGGACCGGGCGCGGGTCTTGCGCCATGGCTCGCGCGCAAGGGACTTCGGAGATCACGCCGGGCGTGCGGCGCCGAGCATCGACGGCGGCGCCCGGAGCTCGGCGGCCCGTACCGAGTCGTCGCCGGCAACTCCCGCACGCTGGAGGCGCCGCTACTTGCCGGGGAAGGGTCGCAGCGACTTGCACACCTCGATCGCCGCGGCCGACGGGGTGGTGTTCGACGTGCTGCACATGATCGCCTTGCCGTTCGGCGCCTTGGCGGTCGCGGAGACCGTCTTCGTCCCGCCGTTGCTGGTGAACCACCACTTGCCGCTCTGGCCCGGCGTCGAGCCGCTCGCCTCGAGCTTCGCGCTTCCCAATTCTTCGTCCGACGCGAGCTGTTCCTCGTAAGTCTTGAAGTTGCTGTTCTTGAACCCGACGGTGAGGGTGACGCCGTCGCCCATGTCCGGCCCGTCGATGTTGATCAGCTCCGAGTAGAGCTCGCTCTTCTGAATCGTCCCTTTGACTTCGTAGCCCTTCGGAAGGGTGATGCAGAGCTGCTTGTCCGGGTCGCCGTAGTCCGTGCCACAGCCGCTCTCCGTCTTCTCGGCCGGTTTGGCCTGCTCACCGGCCTTCTCCTTGTTGCACGCGACGGTGAGCGAGGCAGACAGGAGAGCAGGGACGAGGCCGATTATTCTGAGTTGGAGCATGCGCGCGAGCGTACCTAGTCACGACGCGGACATCAACGCTCGCACGGCGATGCGGCGCGAGCAACGTGGACCGGGAGTCCGCGCGAGCGCCCTCGAACCGGGTCAGGCCAGCCGCCCGGCTTCGCGCTCGCGCAGCTTGTAGCGCTGGACCTTGCCAGCGGCTGTCTTGGGCAAGTCGGCGACGAGCTCGATGAAGCGCGGATACTTGTAGGGCGCGAGGCGCTCCTTCACGGCGGCCTGAGTGTACGACGCCTTTGGGGCGACCGGTCGAGCCGGACGAGCAGAGCCAGAACGCTGGATCGTCGGCGTACAGGGCGCCCAGGAAGCACACCGGCCAGTCGTTGCAGTCCTGCATCAAGAGCAGCACGCGCTCCTCGCGTCGGATGCCCAGGTAGCGCAGCCCGGCAGCAAGACGGCGAACGCGCTCATCCGGCGTGCCGTAGCCGAGCGTGCCCAGGTCGTCAGCGAACGCGATCTTGGAGGCCCGCGCGGTATTCTGGTCGAGCAAATGCCTGGCGAAGTTGAACCGCGCCCGGGGGGGCCTCGACCACGGGCGGATCGGTCATGGCTCCAGGGAGCCTCACACCGGCCCAAGCGAAGCCCGCGCCGCCGTTGCAGGGGAGACGCGGCCAGTCGGATCGCGGTCATGCCGAAGCGCCCGAGCGGATGGCGGACGGAGGCTCCCGGGAGCGCTCGCCCAGCGTCGCCGGGAGGGCCGCTGTGTCGCTGGTCAACAGGCTCACTTCTTGGCGAGACGGCGCTCGTGCCAGAGCAGCATCTCCAGGGTGCCCACCTCGCGCAGCCAGGGCTGGTTGTGCGGACCGGGCGGAACGGACAGGTCGTGCTCCACGCCGCGCTTGCCGAGCTCCTTGGCGAAGGCCTCGTTGGCCTTGCGGAACGGGTCCTCACTGGACGTGCCGACGTGCACGGCGACGCCCTTGGACAGCGACGCGATGCGCTCGGCGTAGCGGATGGCCGAGGGCACGTTGAACGCGGCCTGCACGCCGCCGAAGGTCCCGAACAGCTTCGGCTTGCGCAGGAACACCTCGACACCGACGTAGCCGCCGAGCGAGCAACCGTCGAGGCCGGTGTGCGCCGGCCCGGTCAAGCACGGCACCTTGGCGTGCACCGCCGGCAGCAGCGTGCTTTCGATGAAGTCCGCGTACCGGTCCAGCGTCTTCGCCGCAGGGCCGACCTTGTGCGGGTTCGGAGTGACGGGACACACCAGCACCAAGCCGCCAAAGGCTCGCTGCTCGAGCGCTGCGTTGACCTTCTCGACGTGCGCGTCGGAAAACCACGGGTACTTCGGGTAGAGCTTCTTCACCGGCGGGCGGCGCAGGCGCTCGTACGAGCGCACGGCCCCGTAGCGGTCGCCCCAGGCGTGGATCCCCAGGAGCTCGTTGCCCGTCTCGCCGAGCCCGTGCAAGAGCACCAGCACCGGCAGCTTCGTGCCGGCCGGCACGTGCGCCGGCTGGAGCACCAGCGCGCGGCGCGCGATGCGTTTGTCCGCGTCGAGCAGGAGGTCGTGTTGCACGAAGTCCGCTGACTCGGGCGTGGCGCCCCGCGCCGGGAGCGCGAAGCTCCCCGCGGCGGCTCCGCACAGACCGAGGAACTGACGCCGGCGCATCCGCCAATTCGTAGCACCGCCGGGGCGTGATAGCCTGTGGCCCATGCGCGCTCGACTCGTGCTCCCGGTCCTCCTGACTTTGGCGGCCTGCGGCGGAAACGACAGCAGCGACGGCAGCGGCGGCTCTTCCGGGGGCGGCAGCGGCGGCCAGAGCAGCGGCGGCTCGGCAGGCTCCGGGGGTGGTGCCGGGGCGAGCGGCGGCAGCGCGGGCACGAACAGTGGCGGCAGCGCGGGCAGCGGTACCGGCGGCAGCAGTACCGGCGGCACCGGCGGCAGCGGCACCGGCGGCACCGGCGGCTCGACCGCCACCGACAACTGCCAGCCGCTCTGCGACGCCATCATCGCCGCAAAGTGCAGCAAGGGGCCGACCATGTCCGGCTGCCTCCTGACCTGCAAGGCGCTGACGTCGTCGGCGAAGTGCGACCCCAGCGCGAATGCCTACTTCGCCTGCGCCAAGCAGAGCGGCATCCAGTGCACCGCGGGCGGCGACGCCTACGCTCCCGGCTGCGGCATCGACTGGCTGAAGGCCATCGACTGCGCCACGACCGAGAACCCGAACCCGGCGATCGTCGTGCCTTGCGCGACCTACTGCGACAAGGTCGTAGCGGCGGGC contains:
- a CDS encoding protein kinase; translated protein: MNVGAIVAGKYRILRKLGEGGMGSVWLAKNEVTERELAIKFLHETSDRPHTADQLSRFFQEARVAGKLRHPSIVEIFDAGTEPTLKNAPYLVMELLDGIGLEQAIQRASALPLGISLEIMADVCRALALAHDKGIIHRDLKPSNVYLHKSGSGALVPKVLDFGISKVLVDESTGKQVTGMTRTGAVLGSPLYMSPEQAAGDKSIDARSDVHALGVLLWECLVGRPPFIADTYGLLLVEIIQGDRPNLGSVLAGVPPDVAELVGRAIARDRNLRQRDAGVLAKELEAALERLGHSPVLSTRDGAERFFALVGGEGASRAFEGTTTTAALELPTPAPEAPAPAQSAQQDPPTAPLRPLDQAPPVSRVPGQRSPLPLAGVVAGVVLLAGAGVFFAMRSSPEQGAPSAEPAGPATAGAVATATASPEPSVAPLLSAQAPPPSAGVVEPPPKKPAVVAAKPRPPEAQPKPKPTAPPVHHGVTSSGL
- a CDS encoding AMP-binding protein; protein product: MSESPLVHRFAELARERAEHPAIIDDRERVSFALLGERVARVAAELRARGLGGKRVAMLVTQGSGWVEAFLGIIAADAVAVPLSHLHPEAEQAWFVEVSRAAAIVVSADTAARVAPWAGALPVLAIEALRESRLPPALADTRADDVAVILYTSGTTGRPKGALISQGNLEATARLLGEAWHWSAADVLLHCLPLHHLHGLGIALLTSLLAGSTTRMLEKFDGPRLWEEMARASVLMGVPTMHKKLLDAFDAADPETRARWASHAGALRLVTSGSAALPATVGERFRELTGRYPLERFGMTEIGVGSSNPVDGERVPGSAGPVLPGMSLRIVKEDGSDVGPGEPGEIWLKGPSVFLGYDDNPEATREAFVDGWFRSGDTATFLEHGYVKILGRTSVDILKSGGYKLSALEIEEVLREHDAVADVAVVGLPDETWGEIAVAAVIAREGRREELEGEALRAWAKSRIASYKVPKRVVVLADFPRNPVGKVVKPELAKLLAQLQ
- a CDS encoding tetratricopeptide repeat protein, coding for MRWLGAFALIVATGCAGTPQAAPTTALVVPPPPPGSDAAETPARVRARTHDEPCVRDDTPEGVEHAAAARSRGTVALRDRRFEEALAAFRESYAGSCTNATLFLMAVCLERLDELDAARELIDDYAHSEQSAIGHRRATSYRACIERRRRSPAIDCLAEELANVP
- a CDS encoding AMP-binding protein translates to MRPWSRPPRARFNFARHLLDQNTARASKIAFADDLGTLGYGTPDERVRRLAAGLRYLGIRREERVLLLMQDCNDWPVCFLGALYADDPAFWLCSSGSTGRPKGVVHSGRREGAPRALQVSALHRARRRLAQDSRWQGPALQAARARSRAAGLTRFEGARADSRSTLLAPHRRASVDVRVVTRYARAHAPTQNNRPRPCSPVCLAHRRVQQGEGR